The following coding sequences are from one uncultured Bacteroides sp. window:
- a CDS encoding DUF2059 domain-containing protein, with protein MKKFILLSTICLLSSIAAFSQSKQESIKELIQTMQVEETINKMVFPKMGMQQDSLSKALYQEIMNLTKPMISKVVNEDMVTLYDKYYTQKEIDDMIRFYKTETGKKMIEKSPDIQNEMMVIMQTKFMPKMNKVIKEHTERMMQAKSLQNATSTAAPAQ; from the coding sequence ATGAAAAAATTCATTCTATTGTCAACTATTTGTCTTCTAAGCTCCATTGCCGCTTTTTCGCAGTCTAAACAAGAATCCATAAAAGAACTGATACAGACAATGCAGGTAGAGGAAACGATCAACAAAATGGTTTTTCCCAAGATGGGAATGCAACAAGACAGCCTTTCCAAAGCTTTATATCAAGAGATCATGAACTTAACTAAACCCATGATAAGCAAAGTAGTAAATGAAGATATGGTCACTCTATACGACAAGTATTATACACAAAAAGAGATTGATGATATGATTCGATTCTACAAAACAGAAACTGGGAAGAAGATGATCGAAAAATCTCCTGATATTCAAAATGAAATGATGGTCATCATGCAAACCAAATTCATGCCGAAAATGAATAAGGTTATCAAGGAACACACAGAAAGAATGATGCAAGCCAAATCACTTCAAAATGCAACAAGTACTGCAGCACCAGCCCAATAA
- a CDS encoding DUF4476 domain-containing protein, which yields MKTLGHLFALLILVVSVSSCAALLGTSNDFLMNIHHGMSREQVLSMLGNPNYRRFDHEMEEWGYEKSIAANPGMTVINISFIDGKVVGMDSFHKHQAVAVPVSPQTDVLMPHPYSSYRPRRLDVMSDRDFQALYNKVKNKPFKDDQLEILSVGVDKRSVTCDQCVRMMSIFTFDDDRLEVLKRMSPNIFDLEHADRIVDSLSFISSEDKARSILGIRR from the coding sequence ATGAAAACACTAGGACATTTGTTTGCTTTACTAATACTTGTTGTGAGTGTTAGTAGTTGTGCTGCTTTATTGGGTACGAGTAATGACTTCTTGATGAACATCCATCATGGGATGAGTAGAGAACAAGTCTTATCAATGCTCGGCAATCCCAATTACCGCCGTTTTGATCATGAAATGGAAGAGTGGGGATATGAAAAGTCTATTGCAGCTAATCCTGGAATGACAGTGATTAATATTAGCTTTATAGATGGGAAGGTGGTAGGAATGGATTCTTTTCACAAGCACCAAGCTGTAGCAGTGCCCGTTTCTCCACAGACGGATGTGTTAATGCCTCATCCATATAGCTCTTATCGTCCCAGACGTTTAGACGTGATGAGCGACAGAGACTTCCAAGCATTGTATAATAAGGTGAAAAACAAACCTTTCAAAGATGATCAACTTGAAATATTATCAGTTGGCGTTGATAAAAGATCTGTCACTTGTGATCAATGTGTGCGTATGATGTCTATTTTCACATTTGATGATGATAGACTGGAGGTTTTAAAAAGAATGTCGCCGAATATTTTTGACCTTGAGCATGCTGACAGGATTGTTGATTCGCTAAGTTTTATATCTAGTGAAGATAAAGCCAGAAGTATATTGGGCATTAGACGGTGA
- a CDS encoding thioredoxin-like domain-containing protein — protein MKKHTLLFLSLLFSLIAYSQTVIQHPQTGLTNAGNVKITNIELSDTATILSFHTIARAGVWISIPSKTYIKDIRGNENLYVKRAEGIPLNQKYIMPDSGRIDYKLIFPAIPQGTSYIDYSEGNNRGSWLIYDIAVKPAINELRLPKELYGDWFSTTTGDWALSIQHKYIVYKSKVWSYKIYKKGKEVKLTATDGTSVNLHFKIKKSGICMFGESSSQLASYSKNAEEAQRKGTVDTEPYKLPIFKTDSTTYSGYIKGYTPRAGIKTISISVDDIIADNQKPYVTNIAPDGTFSIKLPLYYPHVCWVRSRLYNGSVLLEPGKKLFQMINPSDYAKSTLFMGESARVNSDISRLRKIPALSYRDTPNNIRDMSPTQYKAYWKKSDAESMHTLDSIMKTEKISAKAYQVMKLGIRYSTLVKMMDYKFAFENAYRKKNNIPPSQKDIAVKADSLTADYFDFINNESTNNPLAVISNDYQQFINRLKYLKILQKGNALSIDTKGLISELKKSGYEFTESEKGMIRQLEKIDSLQNSPELKEYAEKYSKREQAFYDKYQKEFKEIYKNNPTVNNSIIEKYFKDKKIKLSSDEEELLRAMKKRDEFDTIKKLREVYALINDKTSAFHNKHGQFVEDFFLRKSNEARNESLKKLFNIQNGFSCDLILAQGYCNKIVENTMPLSDKKLKALQQQISTPFISEYIAYCNQQTIAKIEANKRRKTGSVMNETPQSEADKIFDNIIKKYAGKVVYVDFWATWCSPCRSGIKKIKPLKEELAGKDVVFVYITNPTSPEEIWKNMIPDIKGEHYRVSSDEWNYLKVKFNISGIPHYTLVGKDGKVIDPAIRVYGNDKLRSVLEKYINE, from the coding sequence ATGAAAAAACACACATTACTCTTTCTTTCGTTATTATTTTCACTTATAGCGTACTCTCAAACAGTTATTCAGCATCCTCAAACAGGGCTTACAAATGCCGGAAATGTCAAAATAACTAACATTGAGCTATCAGACACAGCCACAATTCTTAGCTTTCATACGATAGCAAGAGCGGGAGTCTGGATCTCAATTCCTTCTAAAACATACATTAAAGATATAAGAGGGAATGAGAATTTATATGTCAAAAGAGCAGAAGGGATACCTCTTAATCAAAAATACATCATGCCCGATTCGGGAAGAATAGATTACAAGCTCATATTTCCTGCTATACCTCAAGGCACAAGTTATATTGACTACAGCGAAGGCAATAATAGAGGTTCTTGGCTGATCTATGACATCGCCGTGAAACCTGCAATAAACGAACTACGGCTGCCGAAAGAGTTGTATGGCGACTGGTTCAGCACCACAACAGGTGATTGGGCATTAAGTATTCAGCATAAGTATATTGTTTATAAAAGCAAGGTATGGAGCTATAAAATCTACAAGAAAGGAAAAGAGGTAAAGCTTACAGCTACCGACGGAACATCTGTCAACCTACATTTCAAAATCAAGAAATCGGGAATATGCATGTTCGGTGAATCATCTTCCCAATTAGCTTCTTATAGCAAAAATGCCGAAGAAGCTCAAAGAAAGGGAACGGTAGACACCGAACCTTATAAACTCCCCATCTTTAAAACCGACTCGACCACTTATAGCGGATATATAAAAGGATATACTCCGCGAGCTGGTATAAAGACCATATCGATTAGCGTTGATGATATCATTGCCGATAACCAGAAACCTTATGTTACTAACATAGCGCCAGACGGCACTTTTTCGATAAAGTTGCCTCTCTACTACCCACATGTATGCTGGGTACGCTCCAGACTGTATAACGGTTCTGTATTGCTTGAGCCTGGTAAAAAGCTCTTTCAAATGATCAATCCGTCAGATTATGCAAAGTCTACCCTTTTCATGGGAGAGTCCGCCCGAGTAAACTCAGATATTAGCAGACTAAGGAAAATTCCTGCACTTAGCTACAGAGATACGCCTAATAATATTAGGGATATGTCTCCAACACAATACAAAGCTTATTGGAAGAAATCCGATGCAGAAAGCATGCATACATTAGATTCAATCATGAAAACGGAGAAGATATCAGCAAAGGCATACCAAGTGATGAAACTAGGCATTAGATATAGTACTTTAGTAAAGATGATGGATTATAAATTTGCCTTTGAAAATGCCTATCGCAAGAAAAACAATATTCCACCCTCTCAAAAAGACATAGCTGTAAAAGCAGACTCTCTAACAGCCGATTATTTCGATTTCATCAATAATGAATCTACCAATAATCCATTAGCGGTAATAAGCAACGATTATCAACAATTTATAAACAGACTCAAATACTTAAAAATTTTACAAAAGGGCAACGCATTAAGTATTGACACAAAAGGTTTGATTAGCGAGTTGAAGAAGTCGGGCTACGAATTTACCGAATCGGAAAAAGGGATGATCCGTCAGCTAGAAAAAATTGATTCCCTTCAAAATAGTCCGGAATTAAAAGAATACGCCGAAAAATACAGCAAACGAGAGCAAGCCTTTTACGACAAATACCAAAAGGAGTTTAAGGAAATATACAAGAATAATCCAACGGTCAATAACAGCATCATAGAAAAGTATTTCAAAGACAAGAAAATAAAATTGTCATCGGATGAGGAAGAGTTATTGAGGGCGATGAAAAAGCGAGATGAGTTCGACACGATAAAGAAACTGCGAGAGGTTTACGCCTTGATCAATGATAAAACATCTGCTTTTCACAACAAACACGGTCAGTTTGTGGAAGATTTCTTTCTTAGAAAATCGAACGAGGCACGCAACGAGAGTTTAAAGAAACTATTCAATATACAAAATGGCTTTTCTTGCGATCTGATTTTAGCACAAGGCTACTGTAACAAGATAGTGGAAAACACGATGCCTCTTAGCGATAAAAAGCTAAAAGCCTTGCAGCAACAGATCAGCACACCGTTCATCTCAGAGTATATAGCTTATTGCAATCAGCAGACTATTGCGAAAATAGAAGCAAATAAGAGAAGAAAAACAGGCTCGGTGATGAACGAAACACCTCAATCAGAAGCAGACAAGATTTTTGATAACATCATCAAGAAATATGCAGGCAAAGTGGTGTATGTTGACTTTTGGGCAACGTGGTGCAGTCCTTGCCGCAGCGGAATAAAAAAGATTAAACCTCTGAAAGAAGAGCTTGCTGGCAAAGACGTTGTATTTGTGTATATCACCAACCCGACATCGCCCGAAGAGATATGGAAAAACATGATTCCCGATATAAAAGGAGAGCACTATCGCGTGTCCAGTGATGAGTGGAATTATCTGAAAGTCAAATTTAATATTTCAGGAATACCCCACTATACGCTTGTAGGCAAAGATGGTAAAGTGATAGATCCTGCAATAAGAGTCTATGGAAATGACAAGCTACGCAGTGTTCTTGAGAAATACATCAACGAATAA